The following proteins are co-located in the Haloarcula marismortui ATCC 43049 genome:
- a CDS encoding CPBP family intramembrane glutamic endopeptidase, with amino-acid sequence MPEWAAFVGLTGFLLTALLGLARLSQGAVRSDGGVSSTVDGVSMADRDPTIPRFETQRAAAQRQQMRDTLAPSDVSTGALLANVAFTQGLFGVLLVAGAFYFEIPASAFGVTSDALSTGLPAVAIGIGAGIGFWVGNEGAAALADGFGVTFDESLRELLAPDSPGGWVILLGGVLPVIAIVEELLFRAAAIGVPVAGLNAPAWAMAIVASVAFALGHGAQGRVGIVVTGTLGLALAGLFIATNSLLAVVVAHYLVNALELLVHEGLGVDRLWA; translated from the coding sequence ATGCCCGAGTGGGCCGCATTCGTCGGCCTGACGGGGTTTCTTTTAACCGCGCTTCTCGGTCTCGCACGGCTCTCGCAGGGAGCCGTACGGTCCGACGGCGGCGTCTCATCCACAGTCGACGGCGTCTCAATGGCCGACAGGGACCCGACCATCCCACGGTTCGAAACGCAACGGGCGGCGGCCCAGCGACAACAGATGCGCGACACGCTCGCCCCGAGCGATGTCTCGACAGGGGCGTTGCTTGCCAACGTCGCGTTCACACAGGGGCTGTTCGGCGTGCTGCTAGTCGCCGGCGCGTTTTATTTCGAAATCCCCGCCAGTGCGTTTGGAGTCACCAGTGACGCACTTTCGACAGGGTTGCCGGCAGTGGCAATCGGTATCGGCGCTGGAATCGGCTTCTGGGTCGGGAACGAGGGCGCCGCTGCGCTGGCAGACGGCTTCGGCGTCACCTTCGATGAGTCGCTACGGGAACTGCTCGCCCCGGACTCGCCCGGCGGCTGGGTCATCCTGCTGGGCGGTGTCTTGCCGGTCATCGCTATCGTCGAGGAACTGCTCTTCCGGGCAGCGGCTATCGGCGTCCCCGTGGCCGGCCTCAACGCGCCGGCGTGGGCGATGGCTATCGTCGCCTCTGTCGCCTTCGCGCTGGGCCACGGCGCACAGGGCCGGGTGGGTATCGTCGTCACCGGCACGCTGGGGTTGGCGCTCGCTGGCCTGTTCATCGCGACAAACAGCTTACTCGCCGTCGTCGTCGCCCACTACCTCGTCAACGCCCTCGAACTACTTGTCCACGAGGGGCTGGGCGTCGACCGGCTCTGGGCCTAG
- a CDS encoding MGMT family protein — MLKGRPADTNSMEAPTGDAGIYARESSYLDRYVQLGEAGDRIISLSFPSQPEADAGEDHALLDRIDEYLQGVEDDFADVTVGLTAPTDQRIVLEAVQEIPYGEDASVAQVARMTPDLNDDEEDDLAQVREALAANPVPLLIPDHRVRDGPSAAPPPVEQKLRAIEGL; from the coding sequence ATGTTGAAGGGCCGACCGGCCGACACCAATAGTATGGAAGCACCGACCGGGGACGCAGGAATCTACGCCCGTGAGTCGTCGTATCTCGACCGGTACGTCCAGCTTGGAGAAGCCGGCGACCGGATCATCTCGTTGTCGTTTCCGTCCCAGCCAGAGGCCGACGCTGGCGAGGACCACGCGCTGCTTGACCGCATCGACGAGTACCTTCAGGGGGTCGAAGACGACTTCGCTGATGTGACGGTCGGCCTCACGGCCCCGACGGACCAGCGAATAGTGCTGGAAGCTGTCCAGGAGATTCCGTACGGCGAAGATGCATCCGTCGCGCAGGTCGCGCGGATGACGCCGGACCTGAATGATGACGAAGAGGACGACCTCGCACAGGTCCGGGAGGCACTGGCCGCAAACCCCGTGCCGCTGTTGATTCCGGACCATCGGGTTCGAGACGGACCAAGCGCCGCGCCGCCGCCTGTCGAGCAAAAGCTCCGGGCTATCGAGGGTCTCTAG
- a CDS encoding glycerophosphodiester phosphodiesterase has translation MSEYIGRRTFVEGTAATLASSGIAGSTAAQESNGGESGTDDATDTEDEGMTDDTTLIAHRGFAGVYPENTELAVEAASFGGPGTQTAHRRADMVEVDVVPTADGTLVTFHDNGLAERDGGERGLTDTEGLVFETDTDTVTNATVLGTEETVPTLETVMDAIPPSVAVNLEFKNPGSDDLAFAESLSDQTLSTQRELWRPYTERALDLVSEYDNDILVSSFYEAALATVRDYDDSVPVAFLFWDSIEEGLEVTRRYDCDAMNVPRHMVQGTPFFNDSEYIDSDLSDIDLVDIAADEDRALNTWTVGTWYQAWELVQAGVDGLISDYPTVLSIQD, from the coding sequence ATGTCAGAGTACATCGGTCGACGGACATTTGTCGAAGGGACGGCGGCGACGCTGGCGAGTTCCGGGATTGCGGGGAGCACAGCAGCACAGGAATCCAATGGTGGTGAGTCAGGCACCGATGACGCCACCGACACGGAGGACGAGGGGATGACCGACGACACGACGCTCATCGCTCACCGCGGGTTTGCCGGCGTCTACCCGGAGAACACGGAACTGGCCGTCGAGGCCGCTTCGTTCGGCGGACCGGGAACGCAGACGGCCCACCGGCGCGCCGACATGGTCGAAGTCGATGTCGTGCCGACCGCCGATGGCACGCTCGTCACCTTCCACGACAACGGGCTGGCCGAACGCGACGGCGGCGAGCGCGGGCTGACAGACACCGAGGGCCTCGTTTTCGAGACCGACACGGATACTGTGACCAACGCGACTGTCTTGGGGACCGAAGAAACGGTCCCGACGCTTGAGACCGTCATGGACGCGATTCCACCGAGCGTCGCTGTCAATCTAGAGTTCAAGAACCCCGGGAGCGACGACCTCGCGTTCGCCGAGTCGCTGTCGGACCAGACACTGTCGACGCAGCGAGAACTGTGGCGACCCTACACCGAACGCGCGCTCGACCTCGTCAGCGAGTACGACAACGATATTCTCGTCTCGTCGTTCTACGAAGCTGCGCTTGCGACTGTCCGTGATTACGACGACTCGGTCCCCGTCGCCTTCCTTTTCTGGGATAGCATCGAGGAGGGGCTGGAGGTCACCCGCCGCTACGACTGCGACGCGATGAACGTCCCCCGGCATATGGTTCAGGGAACGCCCTTCTTCAACGACAGCGAGTACATCGACTCCGACCTGAGCGATATCGACCTCGTCGACATCGCTGCCGACGAGGACCGAGCCCTGAACACCTGGACCGTCGGCACGTGGTATCAGGCCTGGGAACTGGTCCAGGCTGGCGTCGACGGACTCATTTCCGACTATCCCACTGTGCTCTCGATTCAGGACTGA
- a CDS encoding deoxyhypusine synthase encodes MSDHTDERETFHHDPIGHAEARAGMTVGELANSYGEAGIGASDIHEAVDIYSQMLDDDVTTFFGLAGAMVPTGMRAIVSELIRDGHIDVLVTTGANCTHDSIEAIGGKHHHGEVTPEGQTEREHDETLRDEGVDRIYNVYLPQEHFVLFENHLRDEVFSTLEDEGPVSIQRMTEELGRANSEVNEREDVPEDAGVLAAAYENDVPVYCPAFQDSVLGLQAWMYSQTSEFTIDALADMTQITDIAYEADSAGAMVVGGGVPKNYVLQTMLVSPDAYDYAVQLTMDPSNTGGLSGATLDEARSWGKLEKDARNVSVYADATITLPLVVAAARERHSTEA; translated from the coding sequence ATGAGCGACCACACCGACGAGCGAGAGACGTTCCATCACGACCCCATCGGGCACGCGGAAGCTCGGGCCGGAATGACGGTCGGCGAACTGGCTAACAGCTACGGCGAGGCCGGCATCGGCGCGAGCGACATCCACGAGGCCGTCGATATCTACAGCCAGATGCTCGATGACGACGTGACGACCTTCTTCGGACTCGCCGGTGCGATGGTCCCGACCGGGATGCGGGCTATCGTCAGCGAACTCATCCGCGACGGCCACATCGATGTGCTCGTCACGACGGGGGCGAACTGCACCCACGACAGCATCGAGGCCATCGGCGGCAAGCACCACCACGGCGAGGTGACACCTGAAGGGCAAACGGAGCGCGAACACGACGAGACGCTCCGGGATGAGGGCGTCGACCGTATCTACAACGTCTATCTCCCACAGGAGCATTTCGTCCTGTTCGAGAACCATCTCCGGGACGAAGTGTTCTCCACGCTGGAAGACGAAGGCCCGGTTTCGATCCAGCGTATGACGGAGGAACTCGGTCGGGCCAACAGCGAAGTCAACGAGCGTGAGGACGTGCCCGAGGACGCTGGCGTGCTGGCGGCGGCCTACGAGAACGACGTGCCGGTGTACTGCCCGGCCTTCCAGGACTCCGTGCTGGGCCTGCAAGCGTGGATGTACTCTCAGACCAGCGAGTTCACGATCGACGCGCTGGCGGATATGACACAGATCACGGACATCGCGTACGAGGCTGACAGCGCCGGTGCGATGGTTGTCGGCGGCGGCGTCCCGAAGAACTACGTCCTCCAGACGATGCTCGTCTCGCCCGACGCCTACGACTACGCCGTCCAGTTGACGATGGACCCCTCGAACACCGGCGGTCTCTCCGGCGCGACGCTTGATGAGGCCCGCTCGTGGGGGAAACTTGAAAAGGACGCCCGGAATGTCTCGGTGTATGCCGACGCGACGATTACACTCCCACTGGTCGTGGCCGCGGCCCGCGAGCGCCACAGTACGGAAGCGTAA
- a CDS encoding AzlC family ABC transporter permease, producing the protein MDTASFRRGVRDVAPLLLGIIPFGLVAGIATVNAGLGLPAAVGLSVVVFAGASQLAALELLGQNAPLTVVVATAVVINLRLLMYSASIAPYFRNFTGRWKAMLAYVLTDQAYALSVASYRSDSETDRKWYYLGVAVTLWAVWQVTTIAGALLGTGVPDAWGLEFAIPLVFLAILVPAIEDAATAVAAAVGGAIAVVGAGLPLNLGLLVAAGVGITAGVLTESATGGTDGD; encoded by the coding sequence ATGGATACCGCTTCGTTTCGGCGCGGCGTTCGTGATGTTGCGCCGCTTCTGCTGGGGATTATCCCGTTTGGCCTCGTTGCCGGCATCGCGACGGTTAACGCCGGGCTGGGACTGCCAGCCGCGGTCGGATTGTCGGTGGTTGTCTTCGCCGGCGCATCACAGCTCGCGGCGCTAGAGTTGCTGGGACAGAACGCACCGCTGACGGTTGTCGTTGCAACGGCAGTCGTCATCAACCTCCGGCTTCTGATGTACTCGGCATCAATCGCGCCGTACTTCCGGAATTTCACCGGCCGGTGGAAAGCGATGCTCGCCTACGTGTTGACCGATCAAGCGTACGCGCTGTCGGTCGCCAGCTACCGGTCCGACAGCGAGACCGACCGGAAGTGGTACTACCTTGGCGTCGCCGTGACGCTCTGGGCGGTGTGGCAGGTCACGACTATCGCGGGGGCGCTACTCGGGACCGGCGTCCCGGACGCCTGGGGTCTCGAATTCGCTATCCCGCTGGTCTTCCTCGCGATTCTGGTCCCGGCAATCGAGGACGCAGCGACCGCTGTCGCCGCCGCCGTCGGTGGAGCCATCGCCGTGGTCGGCGCTGGGCTCCCGCTCAACCTCGGGCTGCTCGTCGCGGCCGGCGTTGGCATCACCGCTGGTGTTCTCACCGAGTCCGCCACAGGAGGCACCGATGGCGACTAA
- a CDS encoding AzlD domain-containing protein, whose product MATNYGPVEIAGVIAVIGVLTYACRLSFIALFGRLDEIPPVVKRVLRFVPAAVLAALVLPSFVALDASSFAPDKFIAGALAAGVAWRTEDVFATMVTGMGVLWAIRFLL is encoded by the coding sequence ATGGCGACTAACTACGGCCCAGTTGAGATCGCCGGTGTCATCGCTGTCATCGGCGTGCTGACGTACGCCTGTCGGCTCTCCTTTATCGCGCTGTTCGGTCGGCTCGACGAGATTCCGCCGGTCGTCAAGCGGGTGTTGCGGTTCGTCCCCGCCGCCGTCCTTGCTGCGCTTGTCCTCCCGTCGTTCGTGGCCCTCGACGCCAGTAGTTTCGCCCCAGACAAGTTCATCGCCGGCGCGCTCGCAGCAGGCGTCGCCTGGCGGACTGAAGACGTGTTCGCGACGATGGTGACCGGGATGGGCGTCCTCTGGGCCATCAGGTTCCTGCTGTAG
- a CDS encoding SprT-like domain-containing protein, with product MDEGVSFEGINSDADLIVWSRQYCKRVRREHGVSVRFDLVDWEVSHRAKRRAAAVKRPKLDAATVGQRYDWDSVEGSDGRQLPCTVSLTWDAFSAFERDAWEATLRHELIHVEQYQRDGTTDHGEAFRERADQLDTDIHCPAFTDPKHVLTCAACGDLVARRYQDCPLVEQREQYRSDCCGASLELA from the coding sequence ATGGACGAGGGCGTTTCGTTCGAGGGCATCAACTCGGATGCGGACCTTATCGTCTGGTCACGACAGTACTGCAAGCGAGTCCGCCGCGAGCATGGCGTCTCGGTTCGGTTCGACCTCGTCGACTGGGAGGTGTCACACCGAGCCAAGCGACGGGCCGCCGCGGTCAAGCGGCCGAAACTGGACGCCGCCACTGTCGGCCAGCGGTACGACTGGGACAGTGTCGAGGGGAGCGACGGCCGCCAGCTTCCGTGTACGGTGTCGCTGACCTGGGACGCGTTTTCGGCCTTCGAGCGGGATGCGTGGGAAGCGACGCTGCGCCACGAACTCATCCACGTTGAGCAGTACCAGCGCGACGGGACGACCGACCACGGCGAGGCTTTCCGGGAGCGGGCCGACCAGCTTGACACTGATATTCACTGTCCGGCCTTCACCGACCCGAAGCACGTCCTCACCTGCGCGGCGTGTGGCGACCTCGTCGCCCGTCGTTATCAGGACTGTCCGCTCGTCGAGCAACGCGAGCAGTACCGGTCGGACTGCTGTGGGGCCTCGCTGGAACTGGCCTGA
- a CDS encoding Nif3-like dinuclear metal center hexameric protein — protein MNAGDIAARLDDRLDIEAYADIDASPNGLQVGPASQPVEHVAFAVDAAVETIDRADEVGADLLVTHHGIVWGGMERVTGTNYRRVAPLIDNDLALYVAHLPLDGHQSLGNAAGVADLLDLNNRAPFGAMGGEYIGQRGTLSEPQTVSELAGSLEGLDTGGQPVQVLDFGPSTVEDVAIVTGSGVDWLQEAVEADADVLITGEGKQQAFHEAREQGMHVVLAGHYATETFGVQSLQTVVEDLGLETTYIDCPTGL, from the coding sequence ATGAATGCCGGAGACATTGCGGCACGTCTTGACGATAGACTCGACATCGAGGCTTACGCCGACATCGACGCCAGTCCGAACGGTCTACAGGTCGGGCCGGCGAGCCAACCGGTCGAACACGTCGCCTTCGCAGTCGATGCGGCCGTCGAGACCATCGACCGCGCCGACGAGGTGGGCGCTGACCTGCTCGTAACGCACCACGGCATCGTCTGGGGCGGGATGGAACGCGTGACCGGAACCAACTACCGCCGCGTCGCGCCGCTAATCGACAACGACCTCGCGCTGTACGTCGCTCACCTCCCGCTGGACGGCCACCAGTCGCTTGGTAACGCTGCCGGTGTTGCTGACCTGCTGGACCTCAACAACCGTGCCCCGTTCGGGGCGATGGGCGGCGAGTACATCGGCCAGCGTGGAACGCTCTCGGAGCCACAGACGGTCTCCGAACTCGCAGGTTCGCTTGAAGGCCTAGATACTGGCGGACAGCCAGTTCAGGTTCTGGACTTCGGCCCGTCGACTGTCGAGGACGTCGCCATCGTGACTGGGAGCGGCGTCGACTGGCTGCAAGAGGCGGTCGAGGCGGACGCTGACGTGCTCATCACCGGTGAGGGGAAACAGCAGGCCTTCCACGAGGCGCGCGAGCAGGGGATGCACGTCGTTCTCGCTGGCCACTACGCGACCGAAACGTTCGGCGTCCAGTCGCTCCAGACCGTCGTCGAGGACTTGGGACTGGAGACGACCTACATCGACTGTCCGACCGGGCTCTGA
- a CDS encoding CheF family chemotaxis protein, with product MTRTVELSTTVFCPSVSAAPSQAQFRLNNAGVVVEGDQLAEEAGLDEIFDIRLGQPPRAAVEALSGTVLTIGFERGGQRVALFIGGSESTLDRVSGLLFRQLLDGTEVAVCHPATIGGRVTDRRFEIGELRVTPGKVGCTGIRQPLNVDLETIVGVSRSKKELLGRRELAVDLRYVRQGVVVGVDLSLNPPRKLNLLGRYLRRSYGGLRQELRELAPPPPVVRTLTRLYTHGGRTDSKSVLSQESADPAALLEELIENDLVTLEDGEVRLEMLGWVLVAEQAVSGWDS from the coding sequence GTGACCCGGACAGTCGAGCTCTCGACGACTGTGTTCTGTCCGTCCGTTTCCGCGGCGCCGAGTCAGGCACAGTTCCGTCTCAACAACGCAGGTGTCGTTGTCGAAGGCGACCAGCTGGCGGAGGAAGCCGGACTAGACGAGATTTTCGACATCAGGCTGGGACAACCACCACGGGCCGCGGTGGAAGCGCTCTCGGGAACGGTACTCACAATCGGGTTCGAACGCGGTGGACAGCGCGTCGCCCTATTCATAGGCGGGTCAGAGTCGACATTAGACCGAGTCAGCGGGCTATTGTTCCGACAGTTGCTTGACGGCACAGAGGTAGCTGTGTGCCACCCCGCGACAATCGGCGGGCGCGTGACAGACCGGCGTTTTGAAATCGGGGAACTCCGAGTCACCCCCGGAAAAGTCGGGTGCACCGGTATCAGACAGCCGCTCAACGTCGACCTCGAAACCATCGTGGGCGTTAGTCGCAGTAAAAAGGAACTACTGGGCCGTCGGGAACTGGCTGTCGACCTTCGGTACGTCAGACAGGGAGTCGTCGTGGGTGTCGACCTGTCGCTGAACCCCCCGCGGAAGCTCAATCTGCTCGGGCGGTACCTTCGGCGCAGCTACGGCGGTCTGCGGCAGGAGCTTCGGGAACTCGCCCCGCCGCCCCCGGTCGTCAGAACCCTGACGAGACTTTACACACACGGGGGGCGCACAGATTCCAAAAGCGTACTGTCACAGGAATCAGCTGATCCGGCGGCCCTCCTCGAGGAACTAATCGAGAACGACTTGGTAACGCTCGAAGACGGCGAAGTTCGGCTAGAAATGCTTGGCTGGGTACTCGTCGCCGAGCAAGCCGTCAGTGGGTGGGATAGCTGA
- a CDS encoding alpha/beta fold hydrolase, translating into MSGGTTVPEDRALSPDDWPHPAERRYADAQARLADHYDLAVESRVTETDAAGRVHYLTGGNPDGDPVLLLHGVGTPAATWLPLFPALTDEYRVYAPDRPGLGLSAAPSYRDRDLRSFLVTYLLELLDDLGIDRPHMVGNSHGGLQSFLLAIDHDRVDRLQLVGAPGGVSRDLPLLFRLLTVRGLNRVLLWLLNRGDPVENARQSMQRVNVVDGSAIPEALYELLAAGQALPGRPESQRSLATAQGSYGRAHPLFDIRNEIVRIDRPTQFVWGTEDAFYPPAVGRPVTEKMSHAEFHELPGYGHTPWLEPNDDAVTLVREFLA; encoded by the coding sequence ATGAGTGGCGGTACCACAGTTCCCGAGGACCGCGCGCTGTCGCCAGACGACTGGCCCCATCCAGCCGAGCGACGGTACGCGGACGCTCAGGCCCGCCTCGCCGACCACTACGACCTCGCCGTCGAGTCCAGAGTAACCGAGACAGACGCCGCGGGTCGCGTTCACTATCTCACCGGTGGGAACCCGGACGGCGACCCTGTCCTCCTCCTGCACGGCGTTGGGACGCCAGCAGCGACGTGGCTCCCCCTGTTCCCGGCGCTCACCGACGAGTATCGCGTGTACGCTCCCGACCGACCCGGTCTCGGCCTTTCGGCCGCTCCGAGCTACCGGGACCGGGACCTCCGGTCGTTTCTGGTGACGTACCTGCTGGAACTGCTCGATGACCTTGGGATTGACCGGCCCCACATGGTCGGCAACTCCCACGGCGGCCTCCAGTCGTTCCTGCTCGCAATCGACCACGACCGCGTGGACCGACTGCAACTGGTCGGTGCCCCGGGCGGCGTCTCGCGGGACCTCCCGCTCCTGTTTCGTCTGCTGACGGTTCGCGGTCTCAACCGCGTGTTGCTGTGGTTGCTCAACCGCGGCGACCCGGTTGAGAACGCGAGGCAGTCGATGCAGCGGGTCAATGTCGTCGACGGCTCGGCCATCCCTGAAGCGCTGTATGAACTGCTCGCAGCCGGGCAGGCCTTGCCCGGCCGGCCGGAGAGCCAGCGGTCGCTGGCGACGGCACAGGGGTCGTACGGCCGCGCCCACCCCCTCTTTGATATCCGGAACGAAATCGTGCGAATCGACCGCCCAACGCAGTTCGTCTGGGGGACGGAGGATGCTTTCTATCCGCCAGCTGTGGGCCGTCCCGTTACTGAAAAGATGTCACACGCCGAGTTTCATGAACTCCCGGGATACGGCCACACGCCGTGGCTGGAGCCCAACGACGACGCCGTGACACTGGTCCGTGAGTTTCTCGCCTGA
- a CDS encoding amidohydrolase family protein: MERIEGTILAGRSFEPVDGNVVVEDGYITAIEETPARESDHDRIVLPAFVNAHTHVGDSVAKEAAVGLGLEEAVVPPDSLKHQQIEAADDETLIAAMHRTLRFMQRTGTAAFLDFREFGIDGATALREAASGLDIEDFIFGSDDSAVLDVADGFGASGANDDDFTTERAAAEERAVPFAIHAGEPDATDIHPALDLDPDLLVHMVHAEAEHLERVADQNVPIAVCPRANRVLGVGRPPIETLLEYTDVALGTDNVMLNAPSMFREMEYTAKTFDLSSRTVLRMATTAGAEAVGLDCGVIEPGRRAALLVLDGDSDNLSAVADPVDAVVRRASPLDIDRVIC, translated from the coding sequence ATGGAGCGAATCGAGGGCACCATCCTTGCCGGGCGGTCGTTCGAACCGGTCGACGGCAACGTTGTCGTCGAAGACGGGTACATAACGGCCATCGAGGAGACGCCGGCCCGTGAGAGCGACCACGACCGCATTGTCCTGCCGGCGTTCGTGAACGCACACACCCACGTTGGCGACTCTGTTGCGAAGGAGGCAGCCGTCGGGCTTGGGTTGGAGGAAGCAGTGGTCCCGCCAGACAGCCTGAAACACCAGCAAATCGAAGCGGCCGACGACGAGACGCTAATTGCGGCGATGCACCGCACACTCCGGTTCATGCAGCGAACCGGTACCGCAGCGTTTCTCGACTTCCGGGAGTTCGGCATCGACGGCGCAACCGCGCTCCGCGAGGCCGCTTCGGGACTCGATATTGAGGACTTCATCTTCGGGAGCGACGACTCTGCGGTGCTGGATGTGGCTGACGGGTTCGGTGCCAGTGGCGCGAACGACGACGATTTCACCACCGAGCGGGCCGCTGCCGAGGAGCGCGCGGTTCCGTTCGCTATCCACGCCGGCGAACCGGACGCCACCGATATCCACCCGGCGCTGGATCTGGACCCGGACCTGCTGGTCCACATGGTCCATGCCGAGGCGGAGCACCTCGAACGGGTCGCCGACCAGAACGTCCCCATCGCGGTCTGTCCCCGTGCAAACCGCGTCCTCGGGGTCGGCCGGCCACCGATTGAGACGCTGCTTGAGTACACAGACGTAGCGCTTGGGACGGACAACGTGATGCTGAATGCCCCGTCTATGTTCCGTGAGATGGAGTACACCGCGAAAACGTTTGACCTCTCTTCGCGGACGGTACTTCGAATGGCGACGACCGCTGGAGCTGAAGCAGTCGGTCTCGATTGCGGTGTCATCGAACCCGGTCGCCGGGCCGCGCTACTGGTCCTCGATGGCGACTCGGATAACCTCTCGGCGGTCGCTGACCCAGTTGACGCAGTTGTCCGGCGGGCATCTCCGCTAGATATCGACCGGGTCATCTGCTAA
- the speB gene encoding agmatinase: MLPGAGADRGAADYAIVGAPLDASTSFRPGARFGPDRIRKFGQQFDDYDHRTDQHFTDCSVYDHGDIGPTADVAEYLTYLQGTLSDFSSDRAVPLVVGGEHTVSVAGVRALAPDVFVCLDAHLDLRESYAGDEYSHATVTNHALSVADEAVVLGARTGSEAEWDRASEADVTVVPPEDVADWSPAFDDERVYLSVDIDAADPGFAPGTGTPEPFGLDPREMHDVVRAVAPQAVGFDVVEVNDRDDGQAATLAAKLLRAFVFAHADQR; encoded by the coding sequence ATGCTGCCCGGTGCGGGGGCCGACCGCGGGGCGGCCGACTACGCGATTGTGGGCGCGCCGCTTGACGCATCGACATCGTTTCGCCCCGGCGCACGCTTTGGCCCCGACCGCATCCGCAAATTCGGCCAGCAGTTCGACGACTACGACCACCGCACCGACCAGCACTTCACTGATTGTTCCGTCTACGACCACGGCGACATCGGTCCCACGGCCGACGTTGCCGAGTACCTCACGTATCTTCAGGGTACCCTCTCGGATTTCAGCAGCGACAGGGCTGTCCCGCTCGTCGTCGGCGGCGAACACACTGTCTCGGTCGCTGGCGTGCGCGCGCTCGCTCCGGACGTGTTTGTCTGTCTGGACGCACACCTCGACTTGCGGGAATCCTACGCCGGCGACGAGTACTCTCATGCGACGGTGACCAACCACGCGCTCTCGGTGGCCGACGAAGCGGTCGTACTGGGCGCACGCACTGGCTCGGAAGCCGAATGGGACCGCGCGAGCGAAGCCGACGTGACCGTGGTTCCGCCCGAAGACGTTGCCGACTGGTCGCCCGCGTTCGACGACGAGCGGGTGTACCTCTCTGTGGACATCGACGCCGCCGACCCCGGGTTCGCGCCGGGCACCGGGACGCCGGAGCCGTTCGGCCTCGACCCACGCGAGATGCACGACGTGGTCCGGGCCGTCGCACCCCAGGCCGTCGGTTTCGACGTCGTCGAGGTCAACGACCGCGACGACGGGCAGGCGGCGACGCTGGCCGCGAAACTCCTTCGGGCGTTCGTGTTCGCCCACGCGGACCAGCGCTAA
- a CDS encoding translation initiation factor IF-5A → MAREQTEVRELDEGSYVMIEDTPCKINSYSTAKPGKHGSAKARIDAKGVFDGKKRSLSQPVDAKVWVPIVNRKQGQVVSTDGNDAQVMDLDTYDTFTMRVPEDIDLQPDDEIEYLQYEEQRKITRS, encoded by the coding sequence ATGGCAAGAGAGCAGACCGAAGTTCGAGAGCTCGACGAAGGAAGCTACGTCATGATCGAAGACACACCGTGTAAGATCAACTCCTACAGCACGGCCAAGCCGGGCAAACACGGCAGCGCCAAGGCCCGAATCGACGCCAAGGGCGTCTTCGACGGAAAGAAGCGCTCGCTGTCACAGCCCGTCGACGCGAAGGTCTGGGTCCCGATTGTCAACCGGAAGCAGGGGCAGGTCGTCTCCACTGACGGCAACGACGCCCAGGTAATGGACCTCGACACGTATGACACGTTCACGATGCGCGTCCCCGAGGACATCGACCTCCAGCCTGACGACGAGATCGAGTACCTCCAGTACGAAGAGCAGCGCAAGATCACACGCTCGTAA
- a CDS encoding HAD family hydrolase — protein sequence MALSFDLFGTLVTADRPSEPWDAVAESLAARSVRVPDDWEDAYRSAHRDYDRGREAPLDEHVRLALASRGVEITAETATEAVLDAFDSPVTVREGAVEALDAAAQRGPVAVCSNCSVPGLVEQTLARADIEARSDHSFDAVVTSVDCGWRKPHQRIFEVTADALDTELSDLVHVGDDARTDGGAGRVGAQSMLLEDHSLPAIAEKLREGELC from the coding sequence GTGGCACTCTCGTTCGACCTGTTCGGGACGCTCGTTACGGCAGACCGGCCGTCGGAGCCGTGGGACGCCGTCGCGGAGTCGCTTGCGGCCCGGTCGGTTCGGGTCCCGGATGACTGGGAGGACGCCTATCGCTCGGCCCATCGCGACTACGACCGCGGCCGGGAAGCGCCGCTGGACGAGCACGTTCGACTGGCGCTTGCCAGCCGCGGCGTCGAGATCACTGCGGAGACGGCGACTGAGGCCGTCCTCGATGCGTTCGACAGCCCAGTAACAGTCCGTGAGGGAGCCGTCGAGGCGCTCGATGCCGCAGCACAGCGAGGGCCGGTCGCTGTCTGTTCGAACTGCAGCGTCCCGGGGCTGGTCGAGCAGACGCTCGCCCGAGCAGATATCGAGGCCCGAAGCGACCACTCGTTCGACGCCGTCGTCACCAGCGTCGACTGCGGCTGGCGGAAACCGCACCAGCGCATCTTCGAGGTAACTGCTGACGCGCTCGACACGGAGCTTTCTGACCTCGTCCACGTCGGCGACGACGCCCGAACGGACGGCGGCGCGGGCCGCGTGGGCGCGCAGTCGATGTTACTGGAAGACCACTCGCTACCGGCGATAGCCGAAAAACTCCGGGAGGGGGAGCTGTGCTGA